In Anticarsia gemmatalis isolate Benzon Research Colony breed Stoneville strain chromosome 5, ilAntGemm2 primary, whole genome shotgun sequence, the following are encoded in one genomic region:
- the kri gene encoding uracil phosphoribosyltransferase krishah, giving the protein MDLIDNDIRQWSAEEIQEQFGNNLTLLPLNDNIKELQTILRDKNTSRSDFKFYADRLIRLVIEESLNKLPFTDCEVITPTGALYKGLKYGAGNCGVSIVRSGEAMEQGLRDCCRSIRIGKILVESDTDTHEAHVVYAKFPEDIARRQVLLMYPIMSTGNTVKQAVNVLTQHGVKEDRIILSNLFCTPAAAQAVVDYVPKMKILTSELHPVAPNHFGQKYFGTD; this is encoded by the exons atgGATTTGATTGATAACGACATTAGGCAGTGGAGTGCTGAAGAAATTCAGGAGCAGTTTGGGAACAACTTGACGCTGCTCCCACTGAACGACAACATCAAGGAGTTACAAACGATTCTAAGAGACAA GAACACATCTCGCAGTGATTTCAAGTTCTATGCAGATCGTCTCATCCGTCTAGTCATAGAGGAGAGTTTGAACAAGCTGCCGTTCACTGACTGTGAGGTCATCACCCCCACAGGAGCCTTGTATAAAGGGCTCAAGTATGGAGCTGGCAACTGTGGAGTGTCCATTGTCAGGTCTGGAGAGGCTATGGAACAG GGTCTGCGTGATTGCTGTCGTTCAATCCGCATCGGCAAGATCTTAGTCGAGAGTGATACTGACACTCATGAGGCTCACGTTGTGTATGCCAAGTTTCCCGAAGATATAGCAAGGAGACAAGTGCTGCTCATGTATCCGATTATGTCTACTGGCAATACGGTTAAACag GCAGTAAACGTGCTAACTCAACACGGTGTCAAAGAAGACCGTATAATCCTCTCGAATCTATTCTGCACTCCTGCAGCAGCCCAGGCCGTGGTCGACTATGTTCCTAAGATGAAGATCCTAACCTCCGAACTGCATCCCGTTGCACCCAATCACTTTGGACAAAAGTACTTCGGAACAGACTGA
- the Lmpt gene encoding four and a half LIM domains protein limpet isoform X5, with the protein MSADILSEDLKSRLHLTTKTVGQERIRRARENNEDVAILSMFLPNATAERENKKFCCALRDQCLLGDSRKTIAGTKKMEYKTRQWHEKCFCCVVCKNPIGTRSFIPREQEIYCAGCYEDKFATRCVKCNKIITQGGVTYKNEPWHRECFTCTNCNTSLAGQRFTSRDEKPYCADCFGELFAKRCTSCTKPITGIGGTRFISFEDRHWHNDCFICAQCKTSLVGKGFITDGQDIICPECAKQKLM; encoded by the exons ATGTCAGCGGACATTTTAAGTGAAGATTTAAAATCACGCCTACATTTAACCACAAAGACAGTGGGACAGGAGAGGATACGGAGGGCGAGGGAGAATAATGAAGATGTCGCTATATTGTCCATGTTCCTCCCGAATGCAACCGCTGAGAGGGAAAACAAGAAATTCTGTTGTGCTTTACGAGATCAGTGCCTACTTGGAGATTCAAGGAAAACAATAGCag GCACCAAGAAGATGGAGTACAAGACCAGGCAGTGGCACGAGAAGTGCTTCTGCTGCGTGGTGTGCAAGAACCCCATCGGCACCAGGAGCTTCATCCCGCGCGAGCAGGAGATCTACTGCGCCGGCTGCTACGAGGACAAGTTCGCTACCCGCTGCGTTAAGTGCAACAAG ATCATCACGCAAGGCGGCGTGACGTACAAGAACGAGCCGTGGCACCGCGAGTGCTTCACGTGCACCAACTGCAACACGTCGCTCGCCGGCCAGCGGTTCACGTCCCGCGACGAGAAGCCCTACTGCGCCGACTGCTTCGGAGAACTCTTCGCCAAGAGGTGCACGTCCTGCACCAAGCCTATCACTG GTATCGGCGGCACCCGCTTCATCTCGTTCGAGGACCGTCACTGGCACAACGACTGCTTCATCTGCGCCCAGTGCAAGACCTCGCTCGTCGGCAAAGGGTTCATCACCGACGGACAGGACATCATCTGTCCCGAGTGCGCCAAGCAGAAGCTCATGTAA